The Streptomyces hundungensis genome contains the following window.
CGAGCGGGGAGCGCAGGGCGATGAGCGCGGCCGGCGCGAAGACGAGGACGAGGGTGGTCGCCTTCACCTCGGGGCGTACCGCGTCCAGCGGCGCCAGGGCGAGGGTGGTGAGCCACGAGTGGTGGGCGGGCGCGAGGTTCGCGGCGTGCGCGTAGGTGCCCGCCGGGTTGAAGTACGGCATGAGGACCTTGAATTCGAGCGCGCTGCCCACCAGGCCGAGCAGGGCGGTCGCGACGCCCAGCCGGCGCGGCCCCCGCCAGGCGGTGTACGCCCCGATCGCGGCCAGCGTGAGACCGAGGTCCTCCTTGACCAGGAGCAGCGGCACGGCGAGGGCGACCGCGCGCCGCCAGCGTCCTCGGGCGAGCGCTTCGAGGGCGTAGGACACCAGCGGGACGGCGAAGCACACCTCGTGGAAGTCGAAGCCGACCGCGGAGGCGATGCCCCAGCTCAGCCCGTATCCGCAGGCGATGACGTGGGCGGGGCGGCGGCCGAGGACCCGGGCGGCCTGCCGGGCGAGCGGCACCACGGCGAGCGCGAGCAGTGCGGCCTGCGCGACGAGCAGGGTGCCCGGGGAGGGGAAGAGGCGGTAGAGCGGGGCGAGGGCGGCGAGCACCGGGTGGAAGTGGTCGCCGAGGAGGTTGAAGCCGTCGCCGCGCAGCGGTGCGACGGGCGCCCGCAGGTGGGCGTAGGCGCGGACGGCCTGCTCGAAGATGCCGAGGTCGTAGCCGGTGGTGCGGACCAGCGCCTGGCGGCGGGTCGAGACGGTCGCGTACAGGAGGAAGAGCGCGGCGGCCCACCCCCACCACAGGAGGGCGGGCCGGCCGATGCGTACGCGCGGGAGACGGGCGAGGGCGGGCACGGGCAGGCTCGGCGACTGCGGGCGCCGCCCTGCCCTTTGGTCTGCAATTGTCCGCATGTGTCCCGATGTTAGGCCCCGGTGGCCGCTGTCCGGCCCAGGCGGTGCGGTGGGGTCCCGGGCGGTGCGGTGGGGGCCCGGGCCCGGTGCGGGCCCAGGTGGTGCGGCCGGGCGGTGGGGCCCGGGCGGCCGGTGCGGGCTTAGCTGGTGCGGCCGGGACGCAGCGGCTTCCGGGCCTCGATCAGGAAGCGTGTCGTGTGCGCGACGAAGGGGCCCTCGGTGCGGATCTGCTCGTCGAGCGCCTTCAACCGGTCGCGGTACTCCTCGACCGTGAAGCCGGGCACCATCCAGATCACCTTGCGCAGGAAGTAGACGACGGCGCCGATGTCCAGGAACTCCGTACGCAGCTTCTCAAGCCGCAGATCGACCACTTCGAGCCCCGCGCTCTCCGCCTCCTTGCGCGCCTTGCCGGGGTCGCGGCCGCCGCGCACCTCCGGGGGCTGCGGCCCCAGGAAGTACTCGACGAGCTCGAACACGCTGGCCGGGCCCACCTGTTGGGAGAAGTAGGTGCCGCCGGGCGACAGGACGCGGGCGATCTCCGACCACCAGGTGGTGACCGGGTGCCGGCTGACGACCAGGTCGAAGGCGCCGTCGGCGAACGGCAGCGGAGGCTTGTCCTCGTCGGCGACGACGGCCACTCCGCGCGGGTGCAGCAGGCCCGTGGCCCGGGCGACGTTCGGGGGCCAGCCCTCCGTCGCGACGGCGAGCGGCGGCAGCTGGGGCACGGCGGCCAGAACTTCGCCGCCGCCGGTCTGGATGTCGAGGGCGGCGGTGGCCTTCGCCATCCGCCCGGCCATCGAACGGGCGTATCCCCAGGACGGCCGCTCTTCGGTGGCCCGGCCGTCGAGCCAGGAGAAGTCCCAGCCGTCGACGGAGACGGACGCGGCCTCGTCGATCAGTTCTTCGAAGGGGCGGTTGTTGTGGTTCCTGATGTTTCGGCCCATGTTGCGGACCCTACGCGGCGGCCCCGTGAGCCACTACCGTTTATCCATGGGCCGATGGAGGGACGGAACGGGCGAGTTGAGCGTGCTCGACGGCGCCCACGCACCGGTACCGCTGGAGATCGCCGCGTCCTACCGGGCCCGTACGCGGGGCCTGCTGGGCCGTGACGGAATCGAGGGGGCGCTCCTGCTGACCCCGGCGAGCAGCGTGCACACCTTCCGGATGCGCTTCGCGATCGACGTGGCCCATCTGGACCGCCGGCTAAGGGTGATCGCGGTCCGCACGATGCGCCCGGGCCGCCTCGGCGCGATCCGGCCGCGCGCGCGGCACGTCCTGGAGGCGGAGGCGGGCGCGATGGCCGCGTGGGGCCTGCGGCCGGGCTGCCAGGTCGTCATCGCGGCGGGACAGGATCTCAGGACTTGAGCTTGGCCGCCTGTGCAACGGAGAGCTCGTCGGGAATGTGGGGCGTGTCGTCGCCGGCGACGTCGACGGCGTAGAACGTCACCACCGTCGTCCCGGTCCGCACCACCTGGAAGACCATCGGCACGGGGTCGCCCTGGGCCTGGCCCATCAGCTCGTACGCGAGGGCCTCGTCGCCCGCTTTCGGCGCGGGCACCTCCTTGACCTCGGTGAACGACGACGGCTCCAGGTCGCCGCCCTTGGTGGAGAACCCGTCGGCGCACGCCTCGATGGCGCTGCGGAGCCGGGGCAGCACCTCGGTCGCGCCGGAGGGATGGGCGCCGAGCACCTCGGTGACGACCATCTGGTCGGCCTGCCCCTCCTCGGTCGCGTTCACCAGGCGTCTGAAGACGGTCGCCGAGGGGGCCGGGTCGGGGGTGCCGTTGATGACGGACACGAAGGGCATGCACGCGGCCTTGTTGGTCCGGGAGCTGCCGGTGGGGGTGCCGCCTTCCAGCGGTTCGGCCGCGAAGTCCTTCACGTCGCCGGTCACCAGCGCGGCCGCCGCGAGCTGGTCCCCGGTGAGCGCCCCGGCGGCCGCCTTCACCGGCGCGGTACCACTGGCGCCGGGCGCGGCCGCGGTGTCCCGCACCGACCCCTGCGCCCCCGCACCCTCCGTACCGCTCGGCCCGCACGCCGCCGCCGCGGCGAGGGCGACGAGACACACCCCAGCCGTCGCCGTACGACTCCGTACCAGCCTTGGCTTCATACCCAGCACCGTAACAACCACTCCTGTGGATTGACTGGGTCCCGACCCACCCGTTACCGACCGACAGCGACCCACCCCGGCCACGCTCCCTCGGCTACCCAGCGACGAGCGGGACTAACGGGGGCTCATGACGGACGGACGGCGGTGCACGGACGGGCGGCGATGCCCGTCTCCGAGTGGGAAGGCCACGACCCGCTGCCCCTCACCCTTGAGGAATTCGAAGAGGTCTGGAAGGCCGCCCGCCGGCAGAGGGAGGCCGCTGCGACGGGGGTCAGCCCGGGCCCTTCGAGCTCGATCTGCCGGATCACCCAGCCCGTGGCATCGACCTCGAAGTAGAACCAGGTGTCTTCCTCGTCCCAGTAGCAGCGCATGGCGGCGGCTCGGAATGCGTGGGCATGAGTGCTTGGCCCTCGATGGGTAGTGGCACTGAGCGGGGGCGCGTCCGAACCATGCTGGACGATGGGGGCGTGCTGCCCTACGTCTATCGCGTCACCAAGTACGACCCCGCCGACCGTGATGAACACGGCCACTACACCGGCGCCGAGGACACGGTCAGCGACCACGGCCAGGTCGAGGGTGCCTACCTTCGAGCCATCGCGGCGTTCGCCGCGGACACCGGCATCGAGCGCCTGGCGGTGCGCGAGCCCCAACTCCCGGCGCCCTGCCTGAACTTCGGGCTGGAGCCACCGATGGACGGCTTCGGGCTGGACGGTGTCTTCCCAACCGGGCCGGACGGTTTCCACGACGGTGCCGAGGTCTCGGTCGACACCGCGCTGGATCTCGTACGGGTCATGCTGCGCGACGGTGGCGCCTGGTGTCGGCTGGAAGTGGAGGACACCTTCGCCGTGCACGTGGGCTGGGACCAGTACATGTACATAGGCAGCAGTCGGCCCTGTGAAACCGCCGTGGTCAAAGCCCGCGCGCTCGGGTTGTTCCCGGAGCGGATCGAGGCCTCTCCGTACGACTTCGAACCCGAGGACGAGGGCCCCCAGCGGCCGGCCGACGACGAGTTCTGGGACCATCTGCGCTGGTCGATGCAGTGGGGCAACTCCAGAGTCCTGGAAGAGCAGTACGCCCACAACTCCGCGCGATGGCACCGCCTAACCCCCGACACCATCGACACGGTCCGCGCCGGGCTCGCTCCCCGAGCCCGGCTGGGTGTCTGGCCGGACCTGTCCTGCGACATCGACGCGGTCCTCGCCACTCTCCCGGCCGAGGGCCACGTCGAGTGTGTCTGGCAGGACAGGGAGGGGCGGATGCACAGCGTCGGCGCCGACGAGGACGAGTTCCCGGAGCTGTCCGCCCGTCTCTGCGACGCTTCCGCCGCGATGATCCTGCCCATGTACGCCGACGACCGCGTCCCGCTGCTCGCCGCGGTCATGCCCGACAGCGATGGAGTGGTACGCGCCCGCTGGGAGATCGACTCCACCCCGAGCACCCGGAAGTGGGCCCTCCTCAAGACCCTTCAGCGAGGTGGGATCATCACCGGCCGGGTGACCCGGATCGCCGATTTCTGGGTCACGTTCGTGCACATCGGCGGCGTCGAAGCGATGATCAACATCCCCGAGCTGTCATGGCGCCCCTTCAACCATCCCTCCGAGGTCGTTGCCGTCGGCCAGGAGATCAGCGCCGAAATCCTCGACGTCGACCCGATCCGCGAACGCGTGTCACTGTCGCTCAAAACCCTGCACGAAGACCCGATGCCACTGCTGACTGGGCTGATCGGCCAGACCGTCCTCGGCCGCGTCACCAAGCTCGTGCCGTTCGGCGTCTTCGTACGCATCGAGGAGAAGGAGAACGGCTTCGAGGGGCTGGTGCACAACACCGAACTGGGCGACGGACACCCAGACCATCCGCGGCTGGGCGTCCAGGTCGGCGACGCACTCCCCGTGAAGATCCTGGACATCGACCCGGCCCGGCGCCGCATCACCCTCTCGCACCGGCAAGCGATCTCCCCCGGCCAGGACGAACCCGGCGCCTGATCCGCGAGCCCGGCACCGGGACGGCACGGAGCGTCGTCATCCGCTGTTTCCCGCGTTCCCGGCCCCCACACCGCGCACCCGACACAGAACCAGAGGGGACGGAAGACCCCACTCCGAGAGTGACGAGAGTGGGCCCGCTGACGCTCATGTCCCGGGCCCTACAGAACCGCGCCCGTGCCTCCGGTTAGCCGCCGCTGCCGCGGGTGAAGCTGACTTCCACTCGGCGGTTCTTCTTGCGGCCGTCCTCCGTCGCGTTGTCCGAGATCGGATAGTCCTCGGCATATCCGCGGATCTCGAAGGTCACCTCGGGTCCCAGGGACAGCGAGAGCGCCTTCTGGACGGCGTCGGCGCGCTCCTTGGACAGGATCACGCCGTGCTCGTGGGTGCCCAGGTTGTCGGTGAAGCCGAAGACGCGGACGCTGGTCTCCCTCTGCTTCTTGATCTCGGCGGCGATGCCCTGGATGCGGTCGTTTGCGTCGGACGACAGGGCCGCGCTGTCCATGGCGAACAGGACCTCCGCCTGGAGCGCGAACGTCACGTTGGTGTTGGTGTCCGAGCGCCGCTCCTCGCCGCCCTGGTCCTCCACGATCGCCTTGATGTCGAGCACCTTGGGCGCGGCCAGCGTGCCGCCCTCGGCGAGCTTCAGGTTCGGCGAGGTCCCGTCGACCTTCACCGACGGATCCGTCGTCGCCTCGGTGCCGGGCAGTGGGGGGCTGCTCGGCGTCCCGTCGGCGTACGAGGTGGTGGCGCCGGCCGTCAGGACGAGGGCGGCGACGATCGTCACGGCTGCGTGCCGGGTTCTGTTCATGGCGTGATCACCCGGAGACGGGGACGGTCATGGTGGGGAAGGTCGGGAGCTGGAAGTCGACCTCCTTGCTGGTGGCGGGAGGGGCGGGGAACTGGGCGAAGAAGGGGACGGTCTGGCCCGCCTTCACCCCCACGATGCCCATCGTGCACAGGCACTTCCCGCCCGTGTCGCGCAGCACGTAATAGCGCTTCTTCCCGACCTTGTCGACGAGGGTCGCCCCGGCCACCGAGTCCCCGCTGGCCAGGACGTCCTTCTCGGTGCCGACCCAGCCGGAGGTGTCCACGAAGTTCTCGGTGCCGGGGTTCTTCAACTGGCCGGCCACCGTGACGAACCCGCCCGCGTCACGGCCCACGCTGTTGATGGTGAGGACGATTCCCCCCTGGCCCGTGGCTTCGGCGAGTTTCGTCGTCGGGCCCGGCTTCGGTGTCGAGGAACCCGGCTGCCCGCCGCCCGACGAGGTCGTTTTCGACTGCGAGTCACCGCCGGCCGTGTTCGACTTGTCATCCTTGCTGTCGCCGCCGCATCCGCCGACAGCCAACGCCAGGGCGACTGTCACAGCTGCCGCCACCGCGCCCCTACGGGCCCTCAACGTGCGCGGAACGCTCATCGGTGCCTTTCCTCTGTTCGTCACTTGATGTCAGTCGACCAGTTTCACGCTGAAGATCTTCTCCAGATCCGGCATGGGCTCCACGGGCATGTCCTTGCCGTCGCACGTGATCGTGACGGGAGGAGGCGTCGTGGCCGTCGGGGCCGGAGTCGGTGCGGCCGTCGCGGACGGCGTGGGCGTCGGCGTCGGACTGCCGCCGCCCCCCGTGCTCGGCGGAAGGGCGCACCGCAGCTCGATGAGCGCCGTCGCATCGGCGGTGCCGTGCTCCTCCTCGGTCCCCGGGATCACCGACTTGCCCACGGTGTATTGGGTTTTGACGCCCACGGTGAACTTGTACTGGCCCACCCGCCCGGGGTGGGGCTCGAACGCCGAAAGGTCGGCGTGGTTCGCCGCCGCGAAGTCGACCGCCTCGGCGTGGGCCTCGGCGACGAAGGCGCCGTCCTTGAAGATGTCGTCGACACCGCCGGGTGCGGTGAGCGCCGCCAGCACCTTCGGGCCCAGCTCCTCACGGGCGCGCTGCGCCGCCGCGAGGGCCGCCGCGTCGGCCGCCCCCTGGGCGCCGTTGCGCGTCGCGGACGCCTGGCCGACCGCGAAGAAGGCGAAAGCGAGAAAGAGCAGGCCCGCCACCATCACGACATAGATGGGGAAGGCCTGCCCTCGGTCCTGGCGCAGGTTCGCGATCAGCCACCGGCCTTGATCTTGTCGATCTGTTCTTTGATCTTGTTCGTGATGGACGTGCCGATCCCCGTCGCCATGATCCCGCCGATGATCGCCACCACCACCAGAATGATCCCCAGGTACTCGAACGACGTCTGCCCCCGGTCGCTCCCCCCGGCCCGCCCCCGCGGCGCGTACCGGGCGCGGGCCCGGGCGACGGTCGTGTCCCGCCAGGCGTTGGCTCGCAGTTGTGCGGCGACGGCGGTCCTCAGCAGCGTGTCCTGCGGCATCTCGCGGGTCTCCTCCGGTTGCGGCATCGCGTACGTCACCGGGAACATAGGCCGGGGGCGCGGTGGCCGGGGAGGGTCCAGGGGCCCAAAGGCGGGCCCAAAGGGGGGAGTTACGCATGGCGGGTCACCCCCAGCCAGCGGGCGATCGCTTCGCTCCGGGTGGTGGTGCCCAGCTTGGCGAAGATGCGGTTGATGTGGTTCTTGACGGTCTTCTCGCTGATGAAGCACGTGGCCGCGATGTGCTGGTTGTTCATGCCCGCCGCGATCAACTCCATCACCTCGACCTCCCGCGAACTCAGCCTGAACTCTTCCCTGTTGCGCATGGACAGCCCCCGTTGCCCAGTTGAAGACTGTGCCACAACCGGTTGCAGTTGCGAAAGGGATTCCGCGGAAATGGCCGGCTCCGGGTCCGGTTGGCCGCGTACGTGGGCCAGCAGGGCGTTCGTCGCCGTGGTGGTGAAGGCGGCCCGGCCCTCTCTCATTCCCCTTACGGCCGCGGCCAGTTCGTCCGCCGTGAACTCGCCGTGGACCAGATAGCCGCCCGCACCGAGCCGCAACGCCTCCCGTACGATCTCGCTCTCGCGGCTGTACGTCAGCATCATTACGGATGCAAGGCGCGCCAGGTGCGGCAGTGCGGTGAGGCCGTCGACGTCCGGCATCCGCACGTCCAGCAGGATCACGTCCGGGCGGTGGCGCACCGCGGCCTCGTACGCCGCGCGGCCGTCGGCCGCCTGTGCGGCCACCTCGATGTCGTGCCGGCCGTGCAGCAGCGCGACGAGGCCGGCCCGGACGACCGGGTTGTCGTCCGCGACGACGATCCGCAGCGGACGGTGCGGGCGCACCGGGCCACCGCACGCCCCGGCGTCCGGATCCCGGCCGCCGTCCCCGATCCAGCCCGCCTCCGGGCCACCCTCCCGGCCGCCGTCCCGGCCCCCGTCCCGGTCGCGGACCGAACCGCTCCACTGCCGGTCCGGCCCGTACGCGAAGTCGTCCTGCATGACGCCTCCCTTCCAGCCGTTTCACGAGGGTCGCACGGACGCGTCACGGGCGTCGCGGAACGTGGGGGTCTTTCAACTGATCGTTGGGTAACGGGAGTTCGACGCGGACCTCCGTCCCCGAGGCCGCGTCGCCCCGGCCCACCCTGATGCGCGCGCCCATCGAGGCGGCCCGTTCCACCATGCCCACCAGGCCGAAGTGGCCCGTACGCCGGAGGTCGTCCAGGGTGGTGCCCGGCGGCAGGCCGCGGCCGTCGTCCCGGACGGTGAGGCGGAGCAGGGCGCCCTCGACGCCGGCCGTCACCTCGACCCGGGCCGGGCCAGCGTGCCGGTGGGCGTTGTCCAGCGCCTCGCTCGCGATCGTCAGGAGCTGGCGTGCCACCCCGGCCGGGAGCATCGGGGCCGGACCGTCACCGAGCGGCGTCCACCGCGCCCGGACGCCGGTTCGGCGGGTGAAGTCGCGTACCGCGGCCGACAGTTCGGCCAGGACGTCCACCTCGCCCCGGGCCCGTCGCAGGTCCCCGAGGAGTTCGCGGGATTCCGCGGCCGCTCGTCGCGCGGCCCGCGCCACCAGGTCGGCCTGGGCGCGGAGGGTGAGCGGGTCCATGCGGTCGGCGGACGCGGCCAGGCCGTCGGCGGCAAGGGCCAGGCCGTACAGGGTCTTGGCCACCGAGTCGTGCAGGTCACGGGCGAGCCGCGCCCGCTCCTCCTCCACCGCGTCGTGCACGGCGAGCCGGGCCCGGGTCTCGGTGAGGGCCTGGCTCGCGGCGCCGAACCGGAACAGGAGGTTGCGGATCGTCACCCCGACCGCCCCCGCGATCACACAGAAGCCGGGCAGCAACAGGGCGGAGGCGTCGGCCGGTCCGGGGTGGGAGCCGGTCGCGTACACCAGGGTGAGGATCGCGACCTGGAGGCCCGCGAAGAGGCCCGCGCCGCGCCAGCCGTAGACCAGACCGGCCAGGAGCGGGGTGCAGATGGTGACATAGCCGAGGGGGGACTCCGGGGTCGCCGTGATCAGGAGCAGCGCGCCGAACACGGCGTCGACGGCGAGCAGCCAGGGGTGGCGCAGGAGCAGCGGGCCGAAGCGCTCCCAGTCGCGGAACAGGACGTAGGAGCCCATGAAGGTGACCAGGACCGCGGCCCCCACCAGCAGGCCCGGCGCCCCCGGGGCGGCGCCCGCGAGCGAGAAGGGGGCGCCTATCGCGATCATCGCCAGACGGAAGCCGAACACCTGGCGGCACATCGCCTGGAGCGCGTTGATCTGGAGGGCGAGGGTGGGGGGCGCCGCCGCTTCCCTCGCTCGGCGGCGCATCGGCATGGGCATCAACCCCGCACCCCTATGGTCAGTTGAAGGCTCACTTCGGGCCTCCGAGGAAGCCGCCGAAGTCGAGGTCGGCGCCGTACA
Protein-coding sequences here:
- a CDS encoding response regulator transcription factor — protein: MQDDFAYGPDRQWSGSVRDRDGGRDGGREGGPEAGWIGDGGRDPDAGACGGPVRPHRPLRIVVADDNPVVRAGLVALLHGRHDIEVAAQAADGRAAYEAAVRHRPDVILLDVRMPDVDGLTALPHLARLASVMMLTYSRESEIVREALRLGAGGYLVHGEFTADELAAAVRGMREGRAAFTTTATNALLAHVRGQPDPEPAISAESLSQLQPVVAQSSTGQRGLSMRNREEFRLSSREVEVMELIAAGMNNQHIAATCFISEKTVKNHINRIFAKLGTTTRSEAIARWLGVTRHA
- a CDS encoding OmpA family protein, with translation MNRTRHAAVTIVAALVLTAGATTSYADGTPSSPPLPGTEATTDPSVKVDGTSPNLKLAEGGTLAAPKVLDIKAIVEDQGGEERRSDTNTNVTFALQAEVLFAMDSAALSSDANDRIQGIAAEIKKQRETSVRVFGFTDNLGTHEHGVILSKERADAVQKALSLSLGPEVTFEIRGYAEDYPISDNATEDGRKKNRRVEVSFTRGSGG
- a CDS encoding pilus assembly protein TadG-related protein; translation: MIANLRQDRGQAFPIYVVMVAGLLFLAFAFFAVGQASATRNGAQGAADAAALAAAQRAREELGPKVLAALTAPGGVDDIFKDGAFVAEAHAEAVDFAAANHADLSAFEPHPGRVGQYKFTVGVKTQYTVGKSVIPGTEEEHGTADATALIELRCALPPSTGGGGSPTPTPTPSATAAPTPAPTATTPPPVTITCDGKDMPVEPMPDLEKIFSVKLVD
- a CDS encoding S1 RNA-binding domain-containing protein gives rise to the protein MLDDGGVLPYVYRVTKYDPADRDEHGHYTGAEDTVSDHGQVEGAYLRAIAAFAADTGIERLAVREPQLPAPCLNFGLEPPMDGFGLDGVFPTGPDGFHDGAEVSVDTALDLVRVMLRDGGAWCRLEVEDTFAVHVGWDQYMYIGSSRPCETAVVKARALGLFPERIEASPYDFEPEDEGPQRPADDEFWDHLRWSMQWGNSRVLEEQYAHNSARWHRLTPDTIDTVRAGLAPRARLGVWPDLSCDIDAVLATLPAEGHVECVWQDREGRMHSVGADEDEFPELSARLCDASAAMILPMYADDRVPLLAAVMPDSDGVVRARWEIDSTPSTRKWALLKTLQRGGIITGRVTRIADFWVTFVHIGGVEAMINIPELSWRPFNHPSEVVAVGQEISAEILDVDPIRERVSLSLKTLHEDPMPLLTGLIGQTVLGRVTKLVPFGVFVRIEEKENGFEGLVHNTELGDGHPDHPRLGVQVGDALPVKILDIDPARRRITLSHRQAISPGQDEPGA
- a CDS encoding DUF2079 domain-containing protein is translated as MRTIADQRAGRRPQSPSLPVPALARLPRVRIGRPALLWWGWAAALFLLYATVSTRRQALVRTTGYDLGIFEQAVRAYAHLRAPVAPLRGDGFNLLGDHFHPVLAALAPLYRLFPSPGTLLVAQAALLALAVVPLARQAARVLGRRPAHVIACGYGLSWGIASAVGFDFHEVCFAVPLVSYALEALARGRWRRAVALAVPLLLVKEDLGLTLAAIGAYTAWRGPRRLGVATALLGLVGSALEFKVLMPYFNPAGTYAHAANLAPAHHSWLTTLALAPLDAVRPEVKATTLVLVFAPAALIALRSPLALIALPTLGWRMLSTNAFHWGTAFHYTAVLMPVVFAALTDALRPYAAAGDPLARRHVRASLATVAAVTLVLLPSFPLAQIAHRSTWRTTPHIAAVHALLRRIPDGASVAASNRLVPQLTSRTTVALFPTFPVHWKLYATDGPIPRPTAQWIVYDRVPPESWPYPPGPWPYPAPRQEREYALALARYGYVRVAEADGVSLLHRRG
- a CDS encoding DUF192 domain-containing protein, translated to MGRWRDGTGELSVLDGAHAPVPLEIAASYRARTRGLLGRDGIEGALLLTPASSVHTFRMRFAIDVAHLDRRLRVIAVRTMRPGRLGAIRPRARHVLEAEAGAMAAWGLRPGCQVVIAAGQDLRT
- a CDS encoding sensor histidine kinase — protein: MPMPMRRRAREAAAPPTLALQINALQAMCRQVFGFRLAMIAIGAPFSLAGAAPGAPGLLVGAAVLVTFMGSYVLFRDWERFGPLLLRHPWLLAVDAVFGALLLITATPESPLGYVTICTPLLAGLVYGWRGAGLFAGLQVAILTLVYATGSHPGPADASALLLPGFCVIAGAVGVTIRNLLFRFGAASQALTETRARLAVHDAVEEERARLARDLHDSVAKTLYGLALAADGLAASADRMDPLTLRAQADLVARAARRAAAESRELLGDLRRARGEVDVLAELSAAVRDFTRRTGVRARWTPLGDGPAPMLPAGVARQLLTIASEALDNAHRHAGPARVEVTAGVEGALLRLTVRDDGRGLPPGTTLDDLRRTGHFGLVGMVERAASMGARIRVGRGDAASGTEVRVELPLPNDQLKDPHVPRRP
- a CDS encoding class I SAM-dependent methyltransferase, producing MGRNIRNHNNRPFEELIDEAASVSVDGWDFSWLDGRATEERPSWGYARSMAGRMAKATAALDIQTGGGEVLAAVPQLPPLAVATEGWPPNVARATGLLHPRGVAVVADEDKPPLPFADGAFDLVVSRHPVTTWWSEIARVLSPGGTYFSQQVGPASVFELVEYFLGPQPPEVRGGRDPGKARKEAESAGLEVVDLRLEKLRTEFLDIGAVVYFLRKVIWMVPGFTVEEYRDRLKALDEQIRTEGPFVAHTTRFLIEARKPLRPGRTS